AAGCTAAAACGTTATTTTAACCAGGGGAGCCGCAAGGCGCTAATACCCAAGAGGAGTAAATCATGGCTAAAAAAATGACGGGGCAAATCAAGCTGCAGATCCCTGCAGGTGATGCAAAACCCAGTCCGCCGGTAGGCCCAGCTTTGGGGCAGCATGGCGTTAATATCATGGATTTTTGTAAACAGTTTAATGCGCAAACGCAAAGTGTTGAAAAAGGCTTGATTTTGCCTGTAGTAATCAATGTTTATGCTGATCGTTCATTCACTTTTATCACTAAAAGCCCCCCTGCCGCTGTCCTTCTGAAACGAAGTCTGGGGTTAGACAAGGGTAGTGCCACGCCAAATACTAACAAAGTGGCCAAAGTAACTCGCGCTCAATTAGAAGAAATCGCTACCATAAAAATGCCAGATCTCACTGCTGCAGATATGGATGCCGCTGTGCGCACTATTGCGGGAACAGCGCGAAGTGCCGGTATAGAAGTGGAGGAAGAATAAAATGGCTGAGACAAAAAAACAAAAAGCGATTAGAGAAAAAATTACCCCAGGTAAAGTTTATTCTATTGATGAAGTGTTAGAGCTTGTGCAAAGCCTTCCTGGTGCTGAATTTAAAAAAACTAAAGAAAGTGTCGATGTAGCCATTAATCTGGGGGTAGATCCACGCAAATCTGACCAGGTGGTTAGAGGCGCAAGTGTATTACCTAATGGAACAGGCCGTGAAGTGCGTGTGGCTGTGTTTGCTCAAGGGCAAAATGTAGATCTCGCAACAAATGCGGGCGCTGACAAGGTCGGATTTGAGGACTTAGCAGAAGCCATAAAAGGTGGACAAATTGACTTTGATATATTGATTGCCACGCCGGATGCAATGAGACTTGTTGGTCAGTTAGGCCAGATATTAGGACCAAAAGGACTTATGCCGAATCCAAAAGTGGGAACGGTAACCACTGATGTGGCTACT
The nucleotide sequence above comes from Gammaproteobacteria bacterium. Encoded proteins:
- the rplK gene encoding 50S ribosomal protein L11, which translates into the protein MAKKMTGQIKLQIPAGDAKPSPPVGPALGQHGVNIMDFCKQFNAQTQSVEKGLILPVVINVYADRSFTFITKSPPAAVLLKRSLGLDKGSATPNTNKVAKVTRAQLEEIATIKMPDLTAADMDAAVRTIAGTARSAGIEVEEE
- the rplA gene encoding 50S ribosomal protein L1, which translates into the protein MAETKKQKAIREKITPGKVYSIDEVLELVQSLPGAEFKKTKESVDVAINLGVDPRKSDQVVRGASVLPNGTGREVRVAVFAQGQNVDLATNAGADKVGFEDLAEAIKGGQIDFDILIATPDAMRLVGQLGQILGPKGLMPNPKVGTVTTDVATAVKNAKGGQVQYRTDKAGIIHCSIGKVDFTVDALKENLEALVVDLKRYKPSTSKGTYLKKLTISTTMGPGLLVDLSSLNIK